The DNA region CCTCAAGGCCACAGCGCTTTGGCTGCAGGGTCGTTCCACCCCTCATACGTAAAACATGCCCGAGGAAATCACCGGCGGATCCTTTATATCGAATGCATGGACAATATCGAGGTACATCCGCTGTTTCATCTCGGCAATCACCTCTCTCCGCTTGTTGAATCCCTTTGCAAAGGAAAGGGCCTCGTTCATGAGGTCATCTATGTGGCATGCCCTGGTGATGATGTGATGGGCCTCGCACTCCTCGGCCGTTGCCCTCTTCCCTGTATAATGAAGTTCCTCCATCTTGTACCGGGGGATGGCCTTACTGATGAGCGCGATCATCCCTGGAAGGAACGGGATCCCCAGATCGACCTCGGGAAAGCAGAAGAAGCCCCGATCAGAGCGCATGAATCGAAAATCAAAGGCACAGCTCATAATGGCGCCCCCTGCAAAGGCATGACCCGATATGGCCGCAATGGTCGGCATCGGGTAGAGGAGGATCCGCTTGAAGAGACGGTTCATGGCATAAAAGAAATCTGTGGCAATATCCCGGTCGCCTTTTTTGATGTAAGGCATCAGCCAGTCCAGGTCGATCCCATTGGAGAATATCTTTTCATGGGAAGCGGTCACTACCAGCGCACGGGCGTCGGTATCCTCGATTTGATCCAGTGCGTGGAGAAATGCCTTCAGAAAGGGCAGATTAAACCGATTCTCCCCGTCATTCATGGTCAACACCGCTACCCCGTCATCCAGTTCGAATTCTATCGCGGCCATGTTGCACCACTCTCCTCTCTATTTTTTGAACTTCGCCGGTGCGCTCCTGTCCCTCAGCCCCCTGGAGATGTTTATGAAAGATCAACCTCAGGATATTGCGGTCTCCTTCCCGCCGATACCAGGCCTCGTCTGACATCTCTTTTACCAAAAACACGCCCAACCCCCCCACGCGTCTGTTATGGATATCTGCGGTGACATCCGGGGCCGGAACATCCAGGATATTGAAGGGAACCCCTGTGTCGGAAAATTCCAGTATCAGTCTGCCATTCTCTGCCCGACACGTAATCGAAACATCTCCCGCCATGTCGGGATAGGCATAGTTGAAGATATTGACGAGGACCTCCTCAGCGGCCAACTCTATCTCCTTGATCCGATGGATCGCAAATCCGGCCGTTTCCGCATGACCGGCCACAAACTGGATCAGCCGTTTCAGATGCTCTATCCTGGCCGGCGAGAATATCTCTGGCATCGGATAATCCCCTTCCTTGAAGGTCCGTCTGTTCAGCGCGCTATATCTCTTTGATGGCGGCGTCTGCGGATTCGCAGATTGGAATGATCGTGCTGAATCCGGAGATTTCGAATACCTCTTTGACCGTATCACGAAGGGAGCAAAGCACGATTTCCCCCTGTTTCGCCTTCAGCTTCTTGGCAATGGTCAGGATGCTTCGAAGCCCTGCGCTGCTGATATATTCAAGTTCCCCCAAATCAACGATGAGATGGATCTCCCCGCTGTTAATCCATTCCAACAGGCGGGTTTCAAATTCCGAGGCCGTTACCGCATCCATCCTTCCGCTGACGGCAATGATGAAACGATCCTTTTCCCTGCCGGTATTCTTTATTTCCATATGCTCCTCCAGATGATCGACTGCAAAATTTGTAGCGATAGTCCCATGCTTTGGTCAACGGTTCAGCCCGCGCAGTATAGAATATCGAATGCCCTCTGTCAAAGCACAAAGCCCTTGGTCGGATATCGGACAGGAGGATCCATTTGGGCGGGCAGGTTCGGAAATTATCTTGATATTTTTCCGGGCTGTGTTAATTTGTTAGATTAAAAAAAATATGATTGGGAAAGGTGTATCATGGTTGAAAAGAAAGAAAGCCCCATCAGGCTGGATTTTGCCAAAGGCGGAGGCCTGTTGCCGGCCATTGCACAGGACTTTGAAACCGGGAAGGTGTTGATGCTCGCCTATATTAACGAAGCCGCATGGCAAAAGACATTGGACAGCGGAGAGGCCCATTACTGGAGCCGCACGCGCCAGGAGATCTGGCACAAGGGGGGCACCTCGGGCCATGTTCAGAAAATCAGGGAGGTTTATGCGGACTGCGACAATGACACGGTCCTCTTCAGGGTGGACCAGATCGGTGGGGCCGCCTGCCATACGGGCCGTGAGACCTGCTTTCATCAGCGGGTGGCGCGTGACGGCAGCGTCATCGTGGTCGGGAAAAAAATATTTGATCCGGAAAAGGTATACGGGAAATGAACAGATTGAAATTCGGCATCCCCAAGGGGAGCCTGCAGAATGCAACGATTCATCTCTTTGAAAAATCAGGGTGGCGGATCAATGTAAATGGCCGGAGCTATTTTCCGGATATTAATGATGAAGAAATCGAATGCGCCATCTGCCGGGCCCAGGAGATGTCCAGGTATGTTGAAAACGGCACGCTGGATGCGGGGCTGACCGGAAGGGACTGGATAGAGGAAAACGAATCCGACGTGGTGATGGTGGACGACCTGGTCTACTCCAAGGTCAGCCAGAAGCCCGCCCGATGGGTCCTGGCCGTGCCGGCCGACTCCCGGATTGAGCGGCTGGAAGATCTTAAGGGGAAGAAGATCGCCACCGAACTGGTCCATTTCACGAAGCGGTTTTTTGCGGAGAGACATATCGACGTGAAGGTGGAGTTCTCATGGGGGGCCACCGAGGCAAAGGTGGTTTCGGGCCTTGCGGATGCCATTGTCGAGGTGACGGAGACCGGGAGCACCATCAAGGCCCACGGCCTCAAGATCCTCTACGACCTGATGGAGACCAACACCCAGTTGATCGCCAATCGGACCGCCTACCAGGATCCCTGGAAAAAGGCCAAGATCGGGCAGGTCATTCTCCTGCTCAAGGGCGCCCTTCGGGCGGAGAACATGGTGGCCCTCAAGATGAATCTGCCCCGGGAACATGTGGAGGAGGTCATCCGTATCCTTCCGAGTCTGAATGCCCCCACCGTGGCCGGGTTGTACAATTCCGACTGGGTATCGGTGGAGACCGTTGTCGATGCAAGGGTGGTTCGGGATCTGATCCCGCAGCTCATGAGTGCCGGGGCCCAGGGGATCATTGAGTATTCCCTGAATAAGGTGATCTGATGGATAGAATAACAAAAAAAGCCAGTGAGATCCCCCCCTTTATCGTGATGGACATCCTTGAACGGGCCCATGCGCTGGAAAGGGAGGGACGGCATATCATCCATCTTGAGATCGGCGAGCCGGATTTCCCCACCCCCGCGTGCATCTGCGATGCGGCGTGCGAGGCCATTCGCAAGGGAGAAACCCATTATACCCACAGCCTCGGCCTCATCGAGCTGCGGGAGGCGATCTGTGCCCATTATCTTGAAAAATACGGTGTCACGGTTGAACCCGACCGAATCCTCGTCTCGTCAGGCACTTCTCCCGCCCTTTTTCTGATATTCGCCGCCCTCCTGGAGACGGGCGATGAGATCCTCATGTCTGACCCGCACTATCCCTGCTATCCCAACTTTGCAGCCTTCCTGGGCGGCCGGGCCGTCCCGATCCGGGCGGAAGAGGAAGAGGGGTTTCAACTTCGGCCTGAGGAGATCCGGAAAAAGATCGGGCCAAAGACAAGGGCCGTTCTCATCAACTCCCCCTCGAATCCCACCGGCAATCTCCTGTCGGCCGATCGGATGGCGGAGATTGCCGGCCTGGGCCCTCCCGTGATATCCGATGAGATCTATCACGGCCTGGTGTATGGAGAAAAGGAACATTCCATCCTTGAGTTTACGGACAATGCCTTTGTATTGAACGGATTTTCCAAGCTCTATGCCATGACCGGATGGCGTCTGGGGTATCTCATCGCTCCCAGGAACTTTGTCCGGCCCTTGCAGAAGATGCAGCAGAATTTCTATATCTCGGCCGGGAGCGTCTCCCAATGGGCGGGCATCGCGGCCCTCACCAAGGCGGGGCCGGATGTGGAGCGGATGAAGGCGGTCTATGATGAGCGGCGCAGGTACATGATCCAGCGGGTCCGGGGACTGGGGTTCGGTCTCAAGGTGGAGCCGGCAGGGGCCTTTTACATGCTGGCCAATGCCAGACACCTTACGGAAAGCTCCTATGATCTGGCCTTTGAGATCCTCGAAAAGGTCGGGGTCGGTGTGTCTCCGGGGGTTGATTTCGGGCAGAATGCCGAAGGGTTTCTGCGGTTTTCCTATGCCAATTCCCTCGAGAACATAAAAGAAGGTCTGGACCGGATCGAGGCATTCCTCGGGCAGCGTTGAACACGGCGGGTCTCGGATCTGCATCAATGATGCCCGCAGCAATCCCCGTCGCAGCATTTGATCGCGCCTGCCATGGCTTGGACCAGACCGGTCTGATCGACGTCATCGATCTGCTTCACCGTGACATTCAAAAAGAACGAATCAAGGGCCATGGCCGATGGCGGAAGCGGCATATGGATATGGCCGAACATCTCCTCCCTCCCCAGGGTACGGACCTTCAACTGGATGATATCTCCGGGGTGTTTATCCAGCAGGGCATATTCAAAAGGGGTGAATCCCCCTGTGCCGATCCCTGTCACCAGTTCGTACAATTGGGGCCCGGAGGTTAAATCCATCTCATTTTCCGCTGTTCCTGCCTCAACCTCTATCATTACCTTTTTGAGACCAGTGACCTTCTGTGGAGCGTCGTTCATAGCCAATTTCCTTTCTATCCCCTCATCCCATGTCAAGGGTTTTGAGCTGTTCGGCCGCCGAATTTTTCCTCGATAGGATGTATTTAGTGCCTGAAGGAAACCCGGAAAATCAAGAAACAGTGAAATATGAGAAGAGGTTCTGTTAATGTAAATTTTGTTCCATCAATTTTCAATTTTCAATTCTTGAATATTCAATTAGTGCCTGAACGGGGTTTTCATTCAAGCACTATTTAACCCCCTTCATAAAGCAAACCATC from Deltaproteobacteria bacterium includes:
- a CDS encoding STAS domain-containing protein; protein product: MEIKNTGREKDRFIIAVSGRMDAVTASEFETRLLEWINSGEIHLIVDLGELEYISSAGLRSILTIAKKLKAKQGEIVLCSLRDTVKEVFEISGFSTIIPICESADAAIKEI
- the hisG gene encoding ATP phosphoribosyltransferase, which produces MNRLKFGIPKGSLQNATIHLFEKSGWRINVNGRSYFPDINDEEIECAICRAQEMSRYVENGTLDAGLTGRDWIEENESDVVMVDDLVYSKVSQKPARWVLAVPADSRIERLEDLKGKKIATELVHFTKRFFAERHIDVKVEFSWGATEAKVVSGLADAIVEVTETGSTIKAHGLKILYDLMETNTQLIANRTAYQDPWKKAKIGQVILLLKGALRAENMVALKMNLPREHVEEVIRILPSLNAPTVAGLYNSDWVSVETVVDARVVRDLIPQLMSAGAQGIIEYSLNKVI
- the hisI gene encoding phosphoribosyl-AMP cyclohydrolase, giving the protein MVEKKESPIRLDFAKGGGLLPAIAQDFETGKVLMLAYINEAAWQKTLDSGEAHYWSRTRQEIWHKGGTSGHVQKIREVYADCDNDTVLFRVDQIGGAACHTGRETCFHQRVARDGSVIVVGKKIFDPEKVYGK
- a CDS encoding pyridoxal phosphate-dependent aminotransferase produces the protein MDRITKKASEIPPFIVMDILERAHALEREGRHIIHLEIGEPDFPTPACICDAACEAIRKGETHYTHSLGLIELREAICAHYLEKYGVTVEPDRILVSSGTSPALFLIFAALLETGDEILMSDPHYPCYPNFAAFLGGRAVPIRAEEEEGFQLRPEEIRKKIGPKTRAVLINSPSNPTGNLLSADRMAEIAGLGPPVISDEIYHGLVYGEKEHSILEFTDNAFVLNGFSKLYAMTGWRLGYLIAPRNFVRPLQKMQQNFYISAGSVSQWAGIAALTKAGPDVERMKAVYDERRRYMIQRVRGLGFGLKVEPAGAFYMLANARHLTESSYDLAFEILEKVGVGVSPGVDFGQNAEGFLRFSYANSLENIKEGLDRIEAFLGQR
- a CDS encoding enoyl-CoA hydratase/isomerase family protein, producing the protein MAAIEFELDDGVAVLTMNDGENRFNLPFLKAFLHALDQIEDTDARALVVTASHEKIFSNGIDLDWLMPYIKKGDRDIATDFFYAMNRLFKRILLYPMPTIAAISGHAFAGGAIMSCAFDFRFMRSDRGFFCFPEVDLGIPFLPGMIALISKAIPRYKMEELHYTGKRATAEECEAHHIITRACHIDDLMNEALSFAKGFNKRREVIAEMKQRMYLDIVHAFDIKDPPVISSGMFYV
- a CDS encoding ATP-binding protein; its protein translation is MPEIFSPARIEHLKRLIQFVAGHAETAGFAIHRIKEIELAAEEVLVNIFNYAYPDMAGDVSITCRAENGRLILEFSDTGVPFNILDVPAPDVTADIHNRRVGGLGVFLVKEMSDEAWYRREGDRNILRLIFHKHLQGAEGQERTGEVQKIERRVVQHGRDRIRTG